A stretch of the Amycolatopsis sp. BJA-103 genome encodes the following:
- a CDS encoding CbtA family protein, with translation MMRSLLVRGMLAGLIAGVLATLFAYFFGEPSVETAIGLEGTAAHSHHDTGAQDPAAHDPAAHEPAPAEEEELVTRGVQSTVGLLTGVGLYGVAVGGLFSLAFAFVYGRLGILRPRVTAALLAGGAFVVVFLVPFLKYPANPPAVGQAGTIGSRTSLYFGFVALSLLIGILAAAFGRKLADKLGAWRGGLIASGGYVVLIAVAAALLPSIDEVPAEFPGSTLWTFRLASVGTQVVLWTVLGLAFGALSEKALTEKSLVRKDA, from the coding sequence ATGATGAGGTCCTTGCTGGTCCGCGGCATGCTCGCGGGCCTGATCGCTGGTGTCCTGGCGACCCTTTTCGCGTACTTCTTCGGTGAGCCCTCGGTCGAGACCGCCATCGGTCTCGAAGGCACCGCGGCTCACTCCCATCACGACACGGGCGCTCAAGATCCGGCCGCCCATGACCCAGCCGCTCATGAACCCGCTCCGGCCGAAGAGGAAGAGCTCGTCACGCGGGGCGTGCAGAGCACCGTCGGTTTGCTGACCGGCGTCGGCCTGTACGGCGTCGCCGTCGGCGGGCTGTTCTCGCTCGCGTTCGCCTTCGTCTACGGACGGCTCGGCATCCTGCGGCCGCGGGTGACCGCCGCCCTGCTCGCCGGTGGCGCGTTCGTGGTCGTGTTCCTGGTGCCGTTCTTGAAGTACCCGGCGAATCCCCCCGCCGTCGGGCAGGCGGGCACGATCGGGAGCCGGACGTCCCTGTACTTCGGTTTCGTCGCGCTTTCGCTGCTGATCGGCATTCTCGCGGCGGCGTTCGGCCGGAAGCTGGCCGACAAGCTCGGCGCCTGGCGTGGCGGCCTGATCGCCTCGGGTGGGTACGTCGTGCTGATCGCGGTGGCGGCGGCGCTGCTGCCGTCGATCGACGAAGTCCCCGCCGAGTTCCCCGGTTCCACCCTGTGGACCTTCCGGCTGGCCTCGGTCGGCACTCAGGTGGTGCTGTGGACGGTGCTCGGCCTGGCCTTCGGCGCCCTGTCGGAAAAAGCATTGACCGAGAAATCGTTGGTTCGCAAGGACGCCTAG
- a CDS encoding CbtB domain-containing protein, producing the protein MSQAVAAVPVPIRIPVREILPWAVLVILLSLITLYFISAEQGAVSVFANSYVHEFVHDGRHLLAFPCH; encoded by the coding sequence ATGTCCCAAGCGGTAGCCGCAGTACCCGTCCCGATCCGGATCCCCGTCCGCGAGATCCTGCCCTGGGCGGTGCTCGTCATCCTCCTTTCGCTGATCACGCTGTACTTCATCAGCGCCGAGCAGGGTGCGGTGTCGGTGTTCGCGAATTCGTACGTCCACGAGTTCGTCCACGACGGCCGGCACCTGCTGGCCTTCCCCTGCCACTAG